From a single Brassica rapa cultivar Chiifu-401-42 chromosome A01, CAAS_Brap_v3.01, whole genome shotgun sequence genomic region:
- the LOC103872805 gene encoding F-box/LRR-repeat protein At3g58980-like, giving the protein MFEVPNGTHWCKKMDRMSGLADETLNVIMGFNGATEAARVLTLAKRFRNLHTVVGSLNLDDINDFHGTFSEFVSERLGLLEDNQFVRRFSLKARAILDPADIAQWLRDVLKRGVVDVSLHIHGNNGAPLPLELFNSRSVGMLRLGRHLVISEVPATAALPALETLVLDSVRFHAFGDCAFQAFLSACPTLKDLTINGWFWETWRWGGMLSNNSLQRLTITRRMQSGFDGFDYQEISFQTPSLRYLDYTNFVPDAYPVVNLESLEEAKIDLQVVEDREWFGELLEDPDHLSSNPTNFIEGIKNVKSLTLSSSSTFQTLYFFRESIPLFENLHHLTMRHSDMRICWRFLPFLLSKTPNLKTLHIEGGLHYAQKSESLDYVCECVSEYSCLSSCAVEFMDINLWDDGAEGEMEQIKHFLGKLAHLELLKVHSLGSISDGEKLRITNHLLMLPRASVQGGDLFSLILPTQT; this is encoded by the exons ATGTTTGAAGTACCCAACGGAACGCATTGGTGCAAGAAGATGGACCGAATGAGTGGTCTAGCAGATGAAACGCTGAACGTGATCATGGGCTTTAATGGTGCAACAGAAGCTGCACGTGTGTTGACTCTTGCAAAAAGATTCAGGAACCTACATACCGTTGTAGGATCACTCAACTTGGACGACATAAATGACTTTCATGGTACGTTCTCCGAGTTTGTAAGTGAGAGATTGGGTTTGCTGGAAGATAATCAATTTGTAAGGAGGTTCTCGTTGAAGGCAAGAGCTATTCTTGATCCAGCTGACATCGCACAGTGGTTACGTGATGTGTTGAAGCGTGGGGTGGTGGATGTTAGTTTACACATTCATGGTAATAATGGTGCTCCACTTCCCTTGGAGTTGTTCAATAGCAGAAGTGTTGGTATGCTTAGACTAGGGCGTCACTTGGTGATCAGTGAAGTCCCCGCAACTGCTGCTCTACCCGCCCTTGAAACTCTTGTTCTCGACTCTGTCCGCTTCCATGCCTTTGGTGATTGTGCGTTTCAGGCGTTTCTGTCAGCTTGCCCTACGCTTAAAGATCTAACAATAAATGGTTGGTTTTGGGAAACGTGGAGATGGGGAGGGATG TTGTCTAATAATTCTCTTCAACGACTTACTATTACTCGTAGAATGCAAAGTGGGTTTGATGGCTTTGATTATCAGGAGATAAGCTTCCAAACTCCAAGTCTCAGATACCTAGACTACACCAACTTCGTTCCTGATGCCTATCCAGTGGTCAACTTGGAGTCACTTGAAGAAGCTAAAATAGATCTTCAGGTGGTGGAAGATAGGGAATGGTTTGGAGAACTTTTAGAGGATCCTGACCATCTATCAAGTAATCCCACAAACTTCATTGAGGGGATAAAGAATGTAAAGTCCCTAACGTTGTCATCTTCGTCTACTTTTCAG ACGCTTTACTTCTTCCGTGAATCAATTCCCTTGTTTGAAAACCTGCATCACTTAACTATGAGACATAGTGACATGCGCATTTGCTGGCGATTTCTTCCCTTTTTGCTTAGCAAGACTCCAAATCTCAAGACCCTTCACATCGAG GGAGGTTTGCATTACGCTCAAAAATCTGAGTCACTTGATTATGTTTGCGAGTGTGTTTCCGAGTATTCTTGTCTATCGTCGTGTGCTGTGGAGTTCATGGATATAAACCTGTGGGACGATGGAGCTGAAGGAGAAATGGAGCAAATAAAGCACTTCTTAGGCAAATTAGCACATCTTGAACTGCTCAAAGTTCACTCATTGGGAAGCATAAGTGACGGGGAGAAGTTAAGAATCACCAATCACCTGCTCATGCTTCCAAGAGCATCTGTGCAAGGTGGAGATCTCTTTTCGTTGATACTACCAACTCAAACATGA
- the LOC103872569 gene encoding GDP-mannose 4,6 dehydratase 2, protein MASENNGSTAVETPRKVALVTGITGQDGSYLTELLLEKGYEVHGLIRRSSNFNTQRINHIYIDPHNANKALMKLHYADLSDASSLRRWLDVIKPDEVYNLAAQSHVAVSFEIPDYTADVVATGALRLLEAVRSHTVDSGRTVKYYQAGSSEMFGATPPPQSETTPFHPRSPYAASKVAAHWYTVNYREAYGLFACNGILFNHESPRRGENFVTRKITRALGRIKVGLQRKLFLGNLQASRDWGFAGDYVEAMWLMLQQEKADDYVVATEESHTVEEFLEVSFGYLGLNWKDHVEIDERYFRPAEVDNLKGDASKAKEVLGWKPKVGFEKLVKMMVDEDLEIAKREKLLVDAGHMDAQQQP, encoded by the coding sequence ATGGCGTCAGAGAACAACGGATCCACCGCCGTGGAAACGCCTCGGAAGGTAGCACTCGTCACCGGAATCACCGGCCAAGACGGATCGTACCTGACGGAGCTCCTCCTGGAGAAAGGCTACGAAGTCCACGGCCTGATCCGCCGATCGTCGAACTTCAACACCCAGCGGATCAACCACATCTACATCGACCCGCACAACGCCAACAAAGCCCTCATGAAGCTCCACTACGCCGACCTCTCCGACGCCTCCTCCCTCCGCCGCTGGCTCGACGTCATCAAACCCGACGAAGTCTACAACCTCGCCGCGCAGTCTCACGTCGCCGTCTCCTTCGAGATCCCTGATTACACCGCCGACGTCGTCGCCACCGGCGCTCTCCGCCTCCTCGAAGCCGTCAGGTCTCACACCGTCGACAGCGGCCGTACCGTCAAGTACTACCAAGCCGGGTCTTCGGAGATGTTCGGTGCAACTCCGCCACCGCAGTCCGAAACGACGCCGTTTCATCCGAGGTCTCCTTACGCAGCGTCCAAAGTCGCTGCGCATTGGTACACGGTGAACTACCGTGAGGCTTACGGTCTTTTTGCGTGTAATGGGATCTTGTTCAACCACGAGTCCCCGCGCCGGGGAGAGAACTTCGTGACGAGGAAGATTACGAGAGCCTTGGGGAGGATCAAGGTGGGTCTGCAGAGGAAGCTCTTTCTCGGGAACCTCCAGGCGTCGAGAGACTGGGGGTTCGCGGGGGATTACGTTGAGGCGATGTGGCTGATGCTGCAGCAAGAGAAGGCGGATGATTACGTTGTGGCCACGGAGGAGTCGCATACGGTGGAGGAGTTTCTTGAGGTTTCGTTTGGGTACTTGGGGCTGAACTGGAAGGATCATGTGGAGATTGATGAGAGGTACTTTAGGCCGGCTGAAGTTGATAACCTTAAAGGAGATGCTAGCAAGGCCAAGGAGGTGTTGGGGTGGAAGCCTAAAGTTGGGTTTGAGAAGCTGGTGAAGATGATGGTTGATGAAGATCTTGAGATTGCTAAGAGGGAGAAGTTGCTTGTGGATGCTGGTCACATGGATGCTCAGCAGCAACCTTGA